DNA sequence from the Halobacterium sp. DL1 genome:
CTCGCCGCGTCACTCCCTGGGGCGCCGCTCGTACATGCTGATGGGCTTCATCGACGCCTTCACATCGCCGTCCTGGTTCGTCGTCGTGAGTTTCGTCCGGACGATGCCGCGGCTCGGGTCACTCTCCATCGGGCGCTTGGATAGCACTTCGATGGTGACGGACAGCGACTCGCCGGGGAACGTGGGGTTCGGCCAGCGCAGTTCGTCCACGCCGATGGCGCCGAGACTCCCCGCTTCCGAGAGGTGTTCGTCGACGAGCAAACGCATCGACATCGCCGCCGTGTGCCAGCCGGAGGCCGCGAGGTCACCGA
Encoded proteins:
- a CDS encoding acyl dehydratase; protein product: MTVYYEDLSVGDTMQFGTYEVTAEEIVAFAEQYDPQWFHVDAERAREESHFGDLAASGWHTAAMSMRLLVDEHLSEAGSLGAIGVDELRWPNPTFPGESLSVTIEVLSKRPMESDPSRGIVRTKLTTTNQDGDVKASMKPISMYERRPRE